One Nitrospina watsonii DNA segment encodes these proteins:
- a CDS encoding DUF481 domain-containing protein, with product MTFLKIIPRQLLSFALGCVLLAASPAWGGEVHFGDGNALHGTITSFHDGTLTLSTEYSKKVKIPVDQIQTITTEEVVRVELKDGGVLRGRLVTKEDDSMGIELVPMNEVVSLRWDTIKYINKSPRRWSGNFFLGGSVQSGNVELTSISGGFEAERNWENDRLSMRAIHNYSEQDGDITSRNTFGAFKLDHFFTENIYSLISTELLKDEFKNLNLRAIIGAGIGYNLWRNTEKRNLEFEAGLTYFSEDLRVGEDERFLSARIASNFMYKFYENVKFENFFLAYPNVESPSEYRLRNQASVSTTLMGNWSLKLTHIFDYNSNPAEDVKKADQTFIFSLQYNFGN from the coding sequence ATGACCTTTCTGAAAATCATCCCCCGGCAGCTTCTTTCTTTTGCGCTGGGCTGTGTGTTGCTGGCAGCATCCCCCGCGTGGGGCGGCGAAGTGCATTTCGGCGACGGCAACGCTCTGCACGGCACCATCACTTCGTTCCACGACGGAACGCTGACCTTGTCCACGGAGTATTCCAAGAAAGTCAAAATTCCGGTGGACCAGATACAAACCATCACCACCGAAGAGGTCGTCAGGGTCGAGCTGAAAGACGGCGGGGTTTTAAGAGGACGGCTGGTGACGAAAGAAGACGACAGTATGGGAATCGAACTCGTGCCCATGAATGAAGTGGTGTCGCTTCGCTGGGACACTATCAAATACATCAACAAATCTCCACGAAGATGGAGTGGCAATTTTTTCCTGGGCGGCTCCGTTCAGAGCGGCAACGTGGAGCTGACCAGCATCAGCGGTGGCTTTGAAGCCGAGCGCAATTGGGAAAACGACCGCCTGTCCATGCGTGCCATTCACAACTATTCGGAACAGGACGGCGATATCACCAGCCGCAACACGTTCGGTGCGTTCAAGTTGGACCATTTTTTCACTGAAAATATTTACAGTCTGATCAGTACGGAATTGCTGAAAGACGAGTTCAAGAATCTGAACCTGCGTGCCATCATCGGCGCCGGCATCGGTTACAATTTGTGGAGGAACACGGAAAAGCGGAACTTGGAGTTTGAAGCGGGTTTGACCTATTTTTCAGAGGATCTGCGGGTGGGTGAAGACGAGCGTTTCCTGAGCGCCCGCATTGCTTCCAATTTCATGTACAAGTTTTATGAAAACGTAAAGTTTGAAAACTTCTTTCTAGCTTACCCGAATGTGGAGAGTCCCTCCGAATACCGCCTGCGCAACCAGGCCTCGGTCAGCACCACGTTGATGGGAAACTGGTCGCTCAAGCTCACCCACATTTTCGATTACAACTCCAATCCCGCCGAAGACGTCAAAAAGGCGGACCAGACCTTCATTTTTTCACTGCAGTACAATTTCGGAAATTGA
- a CDS encoding DUF3592 domain-containing protein, with translation MVLQDWMGLAAAAVGLGAMVYAKRIEKKAKAARFWPTASGTVKRSSVKLERSGNHAGSYNYGNRTFRADVHYRYKVGSRTYTNNKIMVGGQLQLALKDRAEQHCHNYPVGTEVDVIYNPDNPQEAYLEPHEESSGFIQLVGGVFLAIGLIAYFHLF, from the coding sequence ATGGTTTTGCAGGACTGGATGGGATTGGCCGCCGCCGCAGTGGGGCTGGGGGCGATGGTGTATGCGAAGCGCATCGAGAAAAAGGCCAAAGCCGCTCGCTTTTGGCCGACGGCATCCGGAACCGTCAAGCGGTCTTCCGTGAAGCTGGAACGCAGTGGAAACCATGCCGGGTCCTACAATTACGGCAATCGCACCTTCCGAGCCGATGTGCACTACCGTTACAAGGTCGGGTCCCGGACCTACACCAACAACAAAATCATGGTCGGCGGTCAATTGCAGTTAGCCCTCAAGGACCGGGCGGAGCAACATTGCCACAATTATCCCGTGGGCACGGAGGTGGATGTCATCTACAATCCCGACAATCCGCAGGAAGCCTATCTCGAGCCGCACGAGGAATCATCCGGATTCATTCAGCTGGTCGGCGGCGTGTTTCTGGCGATCGGACTGATTGCTTACTTCCACCTGTTCTGA
- a CDS encoding S66 peptidase family protein, which translates to MVSGRLTRPKKLMQGDAVGVVAPAGPVDPEPLEKGLNVIRGMGFKPVLGRFVTARNGFLAGTDAERAEDLMAMFENPEIKGIFCARGGYGVNRVLPLLKPKVIRANPKMVVGSSDLTLLLLYLVQKCSLIAFHGPMVAGSFGCKPMTLSKTQFRKMVTATSGAGRLNAPQSRVLRPGKARGKLAGGCLTLVCRSLRTPYEIQTDDRLLLLEDVNEPAYRIDGMLWQLKAAGKFKKVKGIVFGEMVNCSAGPNGTGKLDDVIAEVLSDTAFPILTHCPVGHGNEMWTLPWGVDAALDTESRSLEIKGSALA; encoded by the coding sequence ATGGTTAGCGGCCGGTTGACGCGCCCGAAAAAATTGATGCAGGGGGACGCTGTGGGCGTGGTCGCCCCGGCAGGGCCGGTGGACCCGGAGCCTCTCGAAAAAGGACTGAACGTGATCCGCGGCATGGGATTCAAGCCGGTGCTCGGCCGGTTCGTCACCGCCCGCAATGGATTTCTCGCCGGGACCGATGCCGAACGCGCCGAGGACCTGATGGCGATGTTCGAAAATCCGGAAATCAAAGGCATATTCTGCGCGCGCGGGGGCTATGGCGTCAACCGCGTTTTGCCGTTGCTGAAACCGAAAGTGATCCGGGCAAATCCCAAAATGGTGGTGGGGTCCAGCGACCTCACGCTGCTGCTGCTTTACCTGGTGCAGAAATGTTCGTTGATTGCGTTTCATGGTCCCATGGTGGCGGGGAGTTTTGGCTGCAAGCCGATGACGCTTTCCAAAACGCAATTCCGTAAAATGGTCACCGCCACTTCCGGCGCAGGCCGCCTCAATGCGCCTCAGTCGCGGGTGCTGCGTCCCGGCAAGGCGCGGGGGAAACTGGCCGGCGGCTGCCTGACCCTGGTCTGCCGGTCGCTGCGCACGCCGTATGAAATTCAGACCGATGACCGCCTGTTGTTGCTGGAAGACGTCAACGAACCGGCTTACCGCATCGACGGCATGTTGTGGCAGTTGAAAGCGGCAGGTAAATTCAAAAAGGTCAAAGGCATCGTTTTCGGCGAAATGGTCAATTGCAGTGCCGGACCCAACGGAACCGGAAAGCTCGATGACGTCATCGCCGAGGTTCTCAGCGATACAGCGTTCCCCATCCTCACGCACTGCCCGGTGGGGCACGGCAATGAAATGTGGACCCTGCCCTGGGGTGTGGACGCGGCGCTGGATACGGAATCGCGTTCCCTCGAAATCAAAGGCAGCGCGCTGGCCTGA
- a CDS encoding flagellin N-terminal helical domain-containing protein — MAIRIFNNIPSLTAQRLLGVNNSRLAQSIERISSGLRINRGADDPAGLALSEKLRGDIRALSQALRNANDGVSMINVAEAGLGETADMLIRIKELAAQAATGTLGDSERATLQIEFDQLRAEITRISNATNFNGQKLLDGSMASGAASPVVIQIGIDTSAESRFNLNNEVDLTAMNTSVLGLDNLSITAVAEALTVLEAITTAIETVSTGRGKIGAVQNRLVRTINNLSVTIENVQAAESQIRDADIAAEIANLTRNQILVEASTAMVGQANLLPQSVLQLLQ, encoded by the coding sequence ATGGCAATTCGAATTTTCAACAACATTCCGTCTCTGACGGCGCAACGCTTGCTGGGCGTCAACAACAGCCGCCTGGCGCAATCGATCGAGCGCATCTCGTCCGGGCTGCGCATCAACCGCGGCGCCGACGATCCGGCAGGGCTCGCCCTCTCGGAAAAACTGCGCGGCGACATCCGCGCCCTGTCCCAGGCATTGCGCAACGCCAACGACGGCGTGTCCATGATCAACGTCGCCGAAGCCGGGCTGGGTGAAACCGCCGACATGCTGATCCGCATCAAGGAACTGGCCGCCCAGGCCGCCACCGGCACCTTGGGCGATTCCGAACGCGCCACCTTGCAGATCGAGTTCGACCAGCTGCGTGCCGAGATCACCCGCATCTCCAACGCCACCAACTTCAACGGACAGAAACTGCTCGACGGCTCCATGGCTTCCGGTGCCGCGTCTCCGGTTGTCATTCAAATCGGCATCGATACTTCGGCGGAGAGCCGCTTCAACTTGAATAATGAAGTTGATCTCACGGCCATGAACACCAGTGTTCTGGGCCTCGACAACCTGAGCATTACCGCCGTCGCCGAGGCGCTGACCGTGCTGGAGGCAATCACCACCGCGATCGAAACCGTGTCCACGGGCCGGGGCAAGATCGGCGCGGTGCAGAACCGGCTGGTACGGACCATCAACAACCTGTCCGTCACCATCGAAAACGTGCAGGCCGCCGAGTCGCAGATCCGGGATGCGGACATCGCAGCGGAGATCGCCAACCTGACACGCAACCAGATTCTTGTGGAAGCGTCCACGGCAATGGTCGGGCAGGCCAACCTGCTTCCGCAGTCGGTCTTGCAGCTGCTCCAGTAA
- a CDS encoding flagellin N-terminal helical domain-containing protein, producing the protein MAIRIFNNIPSLTAQRLLGVNNSRLAQSIERISSGLRINRGADDPAGLALSEKLRGDIRALTQALRNANDGVSMINVAEAGLGETADMLIRIKELAAQAATGTLGDSERATLQIEFDQLRAEINRISSATNFNGQKLLDGSMSALNGNPGNPIVIQIGIDSTSDSRFDLNAEVDLAAINTSTLGISAFTIVTSDGGTPPVFTTTFEAVNITAVDNALTTLELINSALDIVSTARGKIGAVQNRLVRTINNLSVTIENVQAAESQIRDADIAEEIANLTRNQILVQASTAMVGQANLLPQTVLQLLQ; encoded by the coding sequence ATGGCAATTCGAATTTTCAACAACATCCCGTCCCTGACGGCGCAACGCTTGCTGGGCGTCAACAACAGCCGCCTGGCGCAATCGATCGAGCGTATCTCGTCCGGGCTGCGCATCAACCGCGGCGCCGACGATCCGGCAGGGCTCGCCCTCTCGGAAAAACTGCGCGGCGACATCCGCGCCCTCACCCAGGCACTGCGCAACGCCAACGACGGCGTGTCCATGATCAACGTCGCCGAAGCCGGGCTGGGTGAAACCGCCGACATGCTGATCCGCATCAAGGAACTGGCCGCACAAGCCGCCACCGGCACCCTGGGCGATTCCGAACGCGCCACCTTGCAGATCGAGTTCGACCAGCTGCGCGCCGAGATCAACCGCATCTCCAGCGCCACCAACTTCAACGGACAAAAACTGCTCGACGGCTCCATGAGCGCGCTGAACGGGAACCCAGGAAATCCCATCGTCATTCAAATCGGCATCGATTCCACGTCCGACAGCCGTTTCGACCTCAACGCGGAAGTGGATCTTGCGGCGATCAACACCTCAACCCTGGGCATCAGCGCCTTTACGATTGTCACATCGGACGGCGGCACCCCCCCTGTCTTCACTACCACGTTCGAGGCCGTCAACATCACCGCCGTGGACAACGCCCTGACCACTCTGGAATTGATCAATTCGGCTCTGGATATCGTTTCCACCGCACGCGGCAAGATCGGTGCGGTGCAGAACCGGCTGGTGCGGACCATCAACAACCTGTCCGTCACCATCGAGAACGTGCAGGCCGCCGAGTCGCAGATTCGTGACGCGGACATCGCCGAAGAAATCGCCAACCTGACACGCAATCAGATTCTGGTGCAGGCTTCCACGGCGATGGTGGGGCAGGCCAACCTGCTCCCGCAAACGGTTTTGCAATTGCTCCAGTAA
- a CDS encoding ABC transporter ATP-binding protein → MIEVENLAKSYGPRSAIHGLTFQVNKGEVVGFLGPNGAGKTTTMNILCCILPASSGTARVCGFDIFEQSYEIRKRIGYLPETPPLYQDMVVSNYLTFVAGLRGVPKKQIAAAVDRVLEQCHIQDVHERIIGRLSKGYQQRIGLAQAMIHDPEILILDEPTIGLDPIQIIEIRKLIQELGKAHTILLSSHILPEVTQICQRVIIINEGSIAAMDTLQGLNASLRHSNRLELRVRNAGNGIVERLQALDSVSAVHPDGPNRFFIESNANTPVQDDVARLVLEHGWGIEELKPLAMSLEDIFLKLTTEEKLVTPS, encoded by the coding sequence ATGATAGAGGTTGAAAATCTGGCCAAATCTTACGGTCCCCGGTCAGCCATACACGGCCTCACGTTTCAAGTCAACAAAGGGGAAGTCGTCGGGTTTCTGGGACCCAACGGCGCCGGCAAGACCACCACGATGAACATACTCTGCTGCATCCTGCCCGCTTCCAGCGGTACGGCGCGGGTGTGCGGATTCGACATCTTCGAACAGTCCTACGAAATCCGCAAACGCATCGGCTACCTGCCGGAGACGCCGCCTCTTTATCAGGACATGGTGGTGTCGAACTACTTGACCTTCGTCGCCGGCCTGCGCGGCGTCCCTAAAAAACAAATTGCGGCGGCGGTGGACCGGGTCCTCGAACAGTGCCATATCCAGGACGTCCACGAGCGCATCATCGGCCGCCTGTCGAAAGGCTACCAGCAACGCATCGGCCTGGCGCAGGCGATGATCCACGATCCGGAAATCCTCATTCTCGACGAACCGACCATCGGCCTCGATCCCATCCAGATCATCGAGATTCGCAAACTGATCCAGGAACTGGGCAAGGCCCACACGATTTTATTGAGCTCGCACATCCTGCCGGAGGTGACGCAGATCTGCCAGCGCGTGATCATCATCAACGAAGGCAGCATCGCCGCCATGGACACCCTCCAAGGCTTGAACGCCTCACTGCGCCACAGCAACCGTCTGGAGTTGAGAGTGCGTAACGCCGGCAACGGCATTGTCGAGCGCTTGCAGGCCCTGGACTCTGTCTCCGCCGTGCATCCGGACGGACCCAACCGCTTTTTCATCGAAAGCAATGCCAACACACCGGTGCAGGATGACGTGGCGCGGCTGGTGCTGGAACACGGCTGGGGCATCGAGGAATTGAAACCGCTGGCCATGAGCCTGGAAGACATTTTCCTGAAACTGACCACGGAAGAAAAACTGGTGACGCCGTCATGA
- a CDS encoding ABC transporter permease, which produces MKQALWIAKRELGAFFFSPVFYVVTTVFLFIYSYMFFSILNFFSFQSFQAAQIQQMGQTLNVNQFVIEPSLSNMAVTLLFIIPLITMRAFAEEKKNKTFPLLLSSPVHMREIIAGKFLGCLGVVAVMLLLSSYSMILVVWLGTPEIGPIFSGYLGVLLMASCYIALGIFASSVTDNQIVAAVISFGFILFMWIIGWAAQAASPALGEFLNYISLVGHMESFLKGVIDSSDVIYYLSFIAFGLFLTYRVVESRRWS; this is translated from the coding sequence ATGAAACAAGCCTTGTGGATCGCCAAGCGGGAACTGGGAGCGTTTTTCTTTTCGCCCGTCTTTTATGTGGTGACGACGGTCTTCCTGTTCATTTACAGCTACATGTTTTTCAGTATCCTCAATTTTTTCAGCTTCCAGAGTTTTCAGGCGGCGCAGATTCAACAGATGGGACAAACGCTGAACGTCAACCAGTTCGTCATCGAGCCGTCGTTGTCGAACATGGCGGTGACGCTGCTGTTCATCATTCCCCTCATCACCATGCGCGCCTTCGCCGAGGAAAAAAAGAACAAGACGTTTCCGCTGCTGCTGTCTTCCCCGGTGCACATGCGCGAGATCATCGCCGGTAAGTTTCTCGGCTGCCTCGGCGTGGTGGCGGTGATGCTGCTGCTGTCTTCGTACTCGATGATCCTCGTGGTGTGGCTGGGCACGCCGGAGATCGGCCCCATTTTTTCGGGATACCTCGGCGTGTTGCTGATGGCGTCGTGTTACATCGCGCTCGGCATTTTCGCCTCGTCGGTGACCGACAACCAGATCGTCGCCGCGGTGATCAGTTTCGGGTTTATCCTGTTCATGTGGATCATCGGCTGGGCGGCGCAGGCGGCGAGTCCGGCGCTGGGTGAATTCCTCAATTACATTTCACTGGTCGGCCACATGGAATCCTTTCTCAAGGGTGTGATCGATTCCAGCGACGTCATCTATTACCTTTCATTCATCGCATTCGGCCTGTTCCTGACCTACCGGGTCGTGGAATCCAGGCGGTGGAGCTGA
- a CDS encoding GldG family protein: MKRSTPYLIWVGLTCEFLALLLYIVIPEFPVWPLTFLIIAALNLGTAAVIDRHTLIRALRSRRAVYGMNAAVLILVFTGILVFVNLLAHRHKTRVDVTDTGYYTLAPQTQKVVANLPRPVKMTAFFQGDDPTKPEFQHLVDGYLGLSSDLKLEYIDPDKNPAITRQYGVTTYGTVVLESGTQVHKVQNTTEENLTNGILTVIRDKQKTIAFLEGHGEKSIDDTEKEGYSESKEALEKSQFKVETLLLLQTGRVPDHVDLLVIDGPQKPIQPEEVEALDAYLHRGGALFVLVDPQSESGLQGFLERWGVALKNDIVLDPVSRLLGGDSAAPVVSQYADHGITRDFTLPTIFPLLRSVTAINTEGQETTEILFSGDNSWSEINFQSGKARYDAAEDLKGPLPVAVAVTRTLDTPDQNKTETETGSEDSADTPAAQKAKLTVVGDSDFASNQYNQFSGNQDFFLNTASWLLEEEELIAIRPRQRKNSPLPLTKTQGNLVFVIGSIALPLLTALTGVRIWWKRRSL, from the coding sequence ATGAAACGATCGACTCCCTATCTCATCTGGGTGGGCCTCACCTGCGAATTCCTTGCGCTCCTGCTGTACATCGTCATCCCGGAGTTTCCCGTCTGGCCGCTGACGTTCCTCATTATCGCGGCGCTCAACCTGGGCACCGCCGCCGTGATCGACCGCCACACTTTGATACGCGCCCTGCGCAGCCGCCGTGCGGTTTACGGCATGAACGCGGCGGTATTGATCCTCGTGTTCACCGGCATTCTGGTTTTCGTGAACCTGCTGGCGCACCGTCACAAGACGCGCGTCGATGTGACGGATACCGGTTACTACACGCTGGCGCCGCAAACGCAGAAGGTGGTGGCGAACCTGCCGCGTCCGGTTAAAATGACCGCATTCTTTCAGGGAGACGACCCCACCAAACCCGAATTCCAACACCTCGTTGACGGCTACCTCGGCCTGTCCTCCGATCTCAAGCTGGAGTACATCGACCCCGACAAGAACCCGGCCATCACGCGCCAGTACGGCGTCACCACCTACGGCACCGTGGTGCTGGAAAGCGGCACGCAGGTGCACAAGGTGCAGAACACCACCGAGGAAAACCTGACCAACGGCATCCTCACGGTTATCCGCGACAAACAGAAAACCATCGCTTTCCTCGAAGGCCACGGTGAAAAATCCATCGACGACACCGAAAAGGAGGGCTACTCGGAGTCGAAAGAGGCTCTGGAAAAAAGCCAGTTCAAAGTCGAAACACTGTTGCTGCTGCAAACCGGCCGCGTGCCGGATCACGTTGATCTGCTGGTCATCGACGGCCCGCAGAAACCGATCCAGCCTGAGGAAGTCGAAGCCCTGGACGCCTACCTCCACCGTGGCGGCGCGTTGTTTGTGCTGGTGGACCCGCAGTCGGAAAGCGGCCTGCAAGGATTCCTCGAACGCTGGGGTGTGGCGCTGAAAAACGACATCGTGCTCGATCCGGTATCGCGCCTGCTCGGCGGAGACAGCGCCGCGCCGGTGGTCAGCCAGTACGCCGATCACGGCATCACCCGGGACTTCACACTGCCGACGATTTTTCCGCTGCTGCGCTCGGTGACTGCCATCAACACCGAAGGCCAGGAAACCACAGAGATTTTGTTTTCCGGCGACAACAGCTGGTCGGAGATCAATTTTCAATCCGGCAAGGCGCGTTACGATGCGGCAGAAGATTTAAAAGGACCGCTGCCCGTCGCCGTGGCGGTGACGCGCACGCTGGACACGCCGGATCAAAATAAAACCGAGACCGAAACCGGATCGGAGGACAGCGCGGACACCCCCGCTGCCCAAAAAGCCAAGTTGACGGTGGTGGGCGATTCCGATTTCGCGTCCAACCAGTACAACCAGTTTTCCGGCAATCAGGACTTTTTCCTGAACACCGCCTCGTGGCTGCTGGAGGAGGAAGAGTTGATCGCCATCCGGCCGCGCCAGCGCAAGAACAGTCCCCTGCCTCTCACCAAAACGCAGGGCAACCTGGTGTTTGTGATCGGTTCCATCGCCCTTCCCCTCCTCACCGCCCTGACCGGTGTTCGCATCTGGTGGAAACGACGTTCGCTATGA